The Vigna unguiculata cultivar IT97K-499-35 chromosome 11, ASM411807v1, whole genome shotgun sequence genomic sequence TTGGGATAAGGTTAATGCAAAGCCCGGCCAAACAATGGTGTGGCATGAAATCAGTTCAGGATCATTCGTGTAAGATCACTAACTTTTGTCagacataaaaatataatttgaatgaACAAAGTAGAACATACATACCAGAAAGATTGCTTTCACTGATTTATCTTTGTAATAACTTCTCAGGTTTAATGAGGAAATGATGGAGTCTTTATTTGGCTGCACCAACCAGAACAAGAATGATCGCAGAAGAGATTCATCCTTAGAAAATTCAGTGCAATATATTAAGCTTATTGATCCTAGGAAAGCACAGAACTTATCAATTCTTTTGCGAGCTCTTAATGTCACTACAGAAGAAGTTGTCGATGCTCTTGTAGAAGGTGACTCTCTTTCTCTCCTAGGAATGCTGAAATCAAAGGGCAATTAAGAAATGCTGCTAGTGATATAAAACTTTAGCTAACTAGCTCTAATTAAGATTTTATTGGGTTTATGTGTATGGCTATTAATTTCTATTGaactttttttagtttaattcatATCCGGATTGGTATTTTTCTCTTGCACAGGTGATATTCCTGATGAATTACTTTATTCCCCTGATCACTTAAATTTCAGTTCTGCTAATTAACTTTATACGCTGTTCATTTGACATAATATATGTGTTCATCATACCAATAATTTCAAATACTCTGCTCTTTCATTTGCATGTTCTTATAACAGGATACACATTCATAAGGGTGTTCTCTGGTTATGGTTTGCTTGATTTGGTTTTAGCATTAAAAGAATCCAAAAAGTGTTAAAATTCTGTAGCGTTTCCATGAGATTAAGATTTTCATTTCTTGGGACGAAGTACTTACAATATGTTGGTTGAATCAGGCAATGAGATTCCGATTGAGCTGATCCAGACGTTGTTGAAGATGGCACCTACACAAGACGAGGAACTGAAGCTAAGGCTATTCACAGGACAGCTGCATGAACTGGGCCCAGCAGAGAGGTTTCTCAAAGTGTTGGTTGAGATTCCTTTCGCTTTCAAACGCCTTGAATGTCTGATGTTCATGCATAACCTTCAAGAAGATTTCTCAAGCATTAAGGACTCCTTTGCCACATTAGAGGTGAGACCAAGACCAAGACCAAGACCAAGGacatgtttgttatttttgtccCATGTGGTTACGTTACAAATCCAAAAAGGCTTACGTAGTTGTTGCATGACAATGGCAGGTGGCTTGCGAGGACTTGAGAAAAAGCAGGCTATTCCTGAAGCTCCTAGAAGCAGTTCTGAAAACCGGCAACCGTATGAATGACGGAACCTATCGCGGCGGCGCGCAAGCATTCAGGCTCGACACCCTCCTCAAACTCTCCGACGTCAAGGGAACGGACGGCAAGACCACACTCCTGCACTTCGTCGTGGAGGAGATCATCAGGTCCGAGGGAATCCGCGCGGCGCGCAACGAAAGAGCCAGCCGGAGCATCTCTAGCGTCCACACCAGCGACGAATCCGACGAGGGCGAGGAGTCCGAGGACCGCTACCGCAGAGTGGGCCTCCAGGTGGTGTCGAGCCTGGGTGTGGAACTCGCGGCCGTGAAGAAGGCGGCGCTGATAGACGGCGACGCGCTGACCTCGGGGGTGTCGAAGCTGGGACACTCGTTGGTGAAGACGCAGAATTTTCTTGACACGGACATGAAAAACATCGTGGAAGAGACCGAGTTCCAGGGCAGCATGGAGCGGTTCATGGTAAACGCGAGGCAGGAGGTGCTGTGGATGGTGGAGGAGGAGAAGAGGATAATGGCGCTGGTTAAGAGCACTGCCGACTACTTTCACGGCAATGCCGGGAAGGATGAAGGTTTGCGTTTGTTCCTAATCGTGCGCGATTTCTTGATCATATTGGACAAGGTTTGCAAACAAGTGAAGGACTCGACCATGACGCCGGCGAAGCCTCCCACCATCACTACTACCAAGAAGAAGCCTAAGCCTAAgactccttctccttctccttcggTTTCTTCCCCTACCGCGCGTAATCAAGATTCGCCGAAGCCATCCTCTAATCTCCACAGTAAGCTCTTCCCTGCCATTGCTGAGAGGAGAATGGACTACTCTAGCTCTGATAGCTCCGATGATGACGACGACTAACTTCCACTTTCATATGGTCTAAACTCACATCGAATGGCACCGCTTGAAGGATTTGTTGCTCTTTTGTGTTTGTATATTGTGGTGTTGTTTTGTAAATTGAGCGGTGGAAAAGGGGAGGGGTGATTTAGCTTTGTGGTTTGTGAATAATTTTGACTACAAAGCCTGTTGTTGTACTGCTTCATCACATGCACAGTTAAGGAAACAAAGCCCTGTTAATAGATTTCTTGTGCGATGTAAATTGCCTCATCAGATTATCTGAAGGGACATGTGTATTGATTATCGTAGGATTTCAGTGTAGACTCAAATGCTTAGTACGGTCTTGTTCTTCAAAgttgtaaagtttttaaaccAAACAAGATTACGGTAATGAAGTTCTGGTGTGAATTTGTTGCTTGTCTTTCTCTCCACTTGTTCAAATGATATAGTTTAGCTGAtgtaggaaaaaaaaacattgaaaaaaaaagaaaagaagcatTCGGGTCTATAGTTGTGGCACCTCTGgatttcttttgtttattaGTCTGTTTGAAAAATCTAAACAAAAAGAATGGCAGCAATGGACCTTTTTTGTTCTGTCCTTTTCCTGCATCCATATTATCTTATCGAGTTGCTCCATATATGTTCGGTTTGTAACGAGCGAAATCATTTACAACTGACCAACTAGAACCCACAAGTCCACGATCAAAAGTCCAAGTATTGTTCAGAGGAAGTAACTTCATATCCTCATTCATGGCGTATAGTCATTAAATCTTCTCCTTAATTGCTAGTGCAGAGGACACACTAGACGATTCGTCATCTAACACCTCACTAGCAGCCACTAAGAAATATGTAATTAACTCTGCATATCCATACCTCTCTGGAGCTCTTGTCATTTTCATTGTTCTATCTTTGGCAGGCATGTAATCATCAATATGCACATTAATATTCTCTAGATCGAGGATCCACTTATTGAATTCATCCAATTATTTGCTAATTTCCTTTTCACTACTCATCTTGTATGAGTACAATGTTTGCTTCAAATACAGATGATTCACTGAGAACTTGGTCATATACAAGTTCTTGAACTTCATGTAGTGTCCAATTACGGTCTTCTCCTTTAAGACTTGTTTCAACACCTTATTACCAAGACTCAAAACAATGTGTTGTAAAGTGTTTACTTGTCCTTCTTAGCCATCGACACATCAAGCCTAGATTCGCCTTCCATAGCTTTGAGCAGGCCTTGTTGAACTAGAAGAGCAAAGCATCTTTAGTTACTACAATTTGAAATATCAACCTCGTACTTTGCAGAAATCATGATGGTTGAAACTCAACGTTCACTGCACCAATTTAGAATAGATCACAATTCACTTAGAAACATCCACCACACAAACAACCAGCAAGTGCATGTGACATTATTAAGAAATTTTGTTGCTGAATTGTGACATTATAAACATCGGTAGCCATTGCTATTTTCtcaataagttaaaaaaatgtttctttaaaagtttaaattatttttttcccaagttaaaattcaaattttagagaaactaacaaaaaattaatttttataataaattaaatttcaattctttcagaaactttttttttttacttttaaaacttCCTCCAAACATACCTTTTGTCATAAAATGTAATATACAATTACAACAAAATTAATTGCTCCCAAAaggtgaaaaaagaaaagaaaagaaaagaaactaacaacttatattctatattcatgTAAGTAAATGCTTATATACATAGAATGAGCTGGTTTCTACCTTGCTTTACCACAACATCTCTTTCAAAGGAATCCCTGAGTGgcgaaaaagaagagaaagcaGACAATAAAGCAGATTTAAAGTTTGCACAGTGTGACAAAACAAACTTGTCCTAGCTACTTCCTACTAACAATCTCACTTtattccttatatatatataaaatcatattctCACACTACACTAACATATTCCCCCACTGTTTCTGATCTTCATCAAATTTGACAGAAAATGGGTAAAGTAGCAGGCATTTTTCTGTGCCTCCTGATTTTAGTGATGGATGTTGCAGCTGGGATTCTTGGCTTTGAGGCAGAAGCAGCACAGAACAAGGTATGTTTGAAGGCAACTCTATTTTCTGCTGAGACAACTTGTATGAAGTGAAAGCTATGTTAAACTCCCATTGTTGTTTTGAACAAACAGGTGAAGCACTTGAGAGTGTGGATATTTGAGTGTAGAGAGCCAAGTCACCAAGCCTTCATGTTGGGGTTGGTTGCAGCAGTGCTTTTGGGACTATCTCATGCCATAGCCAACATGCTTGGTGGCTGCAACTGCATTTGCTCTCAACACGAGTTTCAGAAGGCTTCTTCAAATACACAAATCTCAACCGCTTGCCTCATTTTAACTTGGTAAACTGTGTCTTACTTAAACTTGCATCATCAGAGTAACGTTTGACGATAAAAAAACATTCTAAGCATACTTGTTTTTTGGTTGTGTTGTTGATCAGGGTTGTGTTGGCCGTTGGATTGTCCATGTTGGTGATAGGGACAATGTCAAACAATAGGTCAGATGGATTATGTGGTTTCTCACACCATCATTTCTTGTCCATTGGAGGAATCTGCTGCTTTGTTCATGGCCTGTTCTGTATTGCATATTACGTTTCTGCCACTGCTTCTATGGATTAATTAGTGAGTAAGAAAAGCATCTTCAAGCCACTCACTCATTCATGCTTTAGTGCTTTTGGAGCTTTCTCGCAATGAACTCGCTTTGCATGTCAAAGTGTGTAGAAGACTTTCGTGCCTTTTGTACTCAAAAAGTTAAACCATTTTACATGACCAAATTATCCTTCTCACTCACTTGTATCATTTTTCGTCATGTTTCAAGGAGTAAATTGCGCCCAAtcagttcttttttttttcaaactgcAACTGCAGACGTActtctctcttcttttattcttaaataattttttaatttgttggtttgaaaaatattattctcatgataattgtatattatattaatttctcCATTAATATTTTTGAGAAATATCATTTTGTATATTTTGGTAAAAGATTTGATTGTAAGATTATCCAATTCAGAAAATTTACACAGTCTTCCTGAGCTTAAATTTGTACTATTAGAAATTTTacatctattaaaaaaaatgaataatactgTATATGCGATTACGAATCTTATCTTATTACGTTAGTGATGTTAgttatatgaatttttcttttgtttaggCTATCACGgaatagatttttatttttattttgtttttaatatatttttctttaatccaTTATTTAATGTTGGAGAAACATATTGGtgtagttaattttattttatatataagtatCGATTTACAAATTTGGcgtaatttacttttttttatttacaaaagcagatatatttttaaaatatcataaaatacgtGTTGTAAAAAGGAAAGGATTAATTTTGTTAGGATTAAATAGGTTTTAatccctatttttatagtaaaaattgaaattagtctcttcaaaattttattccaaTATAGTATCTCAACTTTATAATTGTgcagatttagtcattttaactagaTTTTGTTAGTTAACTTTAGTCCAATGTTATCATCAGACACATTCGAACTCAAATAAAGTTATCAAAATCTGGGTTAAAATGATTAACTTCATATAATTTTAGgattgaaagactaaattagatcaagatttaaaaaaaatgtactaaTTCAAATTagatcaaaaataaatttaacccattttaatatatactatGTAAATACTACATTAATTAACTGGGATCTTGAAAGCAATTTACGACTATGtacattttattctttatgataattaatttttattattaattacaatattactacattgatataatttaagataatatatttacttaaaatactataatttatttttgaaagacTGTAGTCTGCTAAACATTTACTCAAAgctaattatataattcaaataatatcaaataattgttttaaatattacatagatatttttttgtgtttttttctctCGTAATTGtgagttttcttattattttatgtgatcATATTGGTTATATTTACAATATAgagaattattctatttttatttatttttcattatttgtatgatataagtttttcaattatttctaaagtttataaaaatataatatttttgtttcgtattttaaatttattatatactgTTATATTTTTCGGTGTTTTATTATTCATATAgtatttatgttatattaatgttttattttgtaatatacaTGGacagaataagaaattataaaacttttattaaaatgtaCTTAAACGAGAGCttatgaagaaataaaaataatatattaatttcttatatttccttttaatttatcaatataTCTTTTCAAAACTTACTGTACCAAATTTCACAATTAAGTTtagtaaaaaaagaaacttatataattaaaatttattgaaacacGTTCTTACGTGTTgatattttgtttgttgtattttaaagttttaggaAAAATTTCTCAAATAACTTCTTAAAATAGCTAATTCTAGTAATATGTAgttaactattataaaaaaatgttagaatcgTTCAAATATTGTTTATCTGAGGAAGAAATTAAGAGtctattaatttaatagttatcttttttaataaatcgATTTTAAATAGACTTGATTTTATTTGACTCTTctgttttctttattaattgtaattataaaagatttagacaacttatttttaaataaaatttgtaaatgtcacaattattacacttttttttgTCAATCGAGTAAATATAAAACAAGGAGGAAAGAGTCCCCACATGCAATTTTAAAAGACGGAGATATGACTCTATCTTTCTGCACTTTCTTTCTTCCTGCACTTCTCTCGTATTCATTCTTTCATATTCTTGATCTGTTCTCCTCTTAACTCTTCACTTTCATATGGTGGttttttaaaggttaaaatattaaCCTAggtattttgtttagttttgtcaatttagttataatatatatttttattcaacaaaattttaattttgtttaatttagtcattttattaatgttgattgttgattttttaatttttcttatatttaaaaaaaaaattatgtgttaAGCTAACATCATGTCACGTGACAATAGCATCGTTACACGTGTTAGGATTAGTGCCATGTGTCAGTAGCAGTGTCACATGTCAgggttttatattcaatttgatttctatattcgttatttttgttcaatttaatcccattatttttaaagtgaagaattttatttaaaataaaattgagactagatcgaaagataatgaaaatagagaccaaattaaatataagccACTGATATGAATTATTGaccttgacacgtgacattgtatAATACGATATTAACTTAACaggtaaattatttttatattaagaaaaatttataaaatctaaaaaaccACAAACTAAATGTCGTATAATCTAAAATACATTAGTTACCAtctataatacaataaaaatatatattttggatttgaaatatatatatttttcgatatattttaaattacactaTCCTAAAGAATTACATTATTAATAGTTGAATTGGAAAGATTTATCTTGAGATGTTTGTAGCACAACCCACCCCTAAAATAACCCCAAATGCTACAAAATCCACTCAAAACCCACTGTTCTCATCACCAAAttggaattttattttgagaaaCTAACTTCTTCAATCCGTTCCGCGATGCAACTCACTTCTTCACTCCAGTTCAAAGGAGGTGAAGCTGTCAAAAGGGCAAAAGGGGTGCGTCAAGTTAGGGGAAAAAGGTGACATAGTTCTTTCACATGTTTTAggattttgtttaattttttattaaaactaaactGGCCCAGGAagatggaagaagaagagagtgCTACAGGAAGAAACGTATTAAGATCAAGCCCAACACTCTCCAAATATTTCACCAGATCCTGGGCTCACACAAACACACGTCAATAGAGGTGGTCCATACGAAAGTGCAAGACTTTTGTctactcatttctaattttcataaattttttcataatactcattatgaagttttgaaaaattaaaaaaaaaagaatccgACCTGCCGGATTCGAACCAGCGACCTAAGGATATCTGAGTATTTACCCACTACAGTCCTCCGCTCTACCAACTGAGCTAAGGTCGGTTTGTTAAAAATGCAGCATCCGCtgaaagataattaatatataacaattgatgttttattaattttactttttgaaagaGATAGTGAGGTGTCTAGAAAAACGAAAAAGCAAAAGATATGATAGTGAGACTCAAATTATGATGGGAAAGTCCccatattattcattttattctCATCCTTGATCTCAAAACCAGGATCATTTTCATTtggttcttatatttttcttcagctttaatcaataaaaaaaataaaaaatctacaacccattaatataaataagtagACAGACATTAAatactgttattattattattattattattattattattattattattaggctTTACAAAAGAGTTTTCCAAACCATGGATTGAGAAAAAAAACCTATAGTCCAGTCATCTATAAATTCCATAAATTCTCTCATCGATACTATAGTATTTATCtataaatgtaaaaaacaaGGGAGAAACCTTACTCTTTCTCACATTTGAGGTTTATTCAGAAGAATAGAGTGATGAAAACACCCCATCTTTATAAAAGGTTGCTTGGCCAATGAAATATTAATCCAAACCTGACATGTCAGTTGTCTAATTTGATGAAAGAGGTTGGGTTTTTGATAGGAAAAAAAGGTTAAAGAAAACTTGGACAAGACCAAAAAGATTgacagacaaaaaaaaatgtaaattaggAAGTAAAGATTCTGATCTATACGACTTTTTTATGTCACCTTCTGTGACTgtctccatcttcttcttcacgATTCTCTCTCTGCTTTGGACTTTTTCACCATTCACCTTTGTCAACCCCTTCGTCTCATCTCCATCACTTACCACTTTTGTCTTTAACCCAAACCTCTGCACACCTCATTCTCACATGCCTCATTAAAGATTTTTTCAACTGTGGCCGAGCCGTTAGATATTCAATTCCAACCAAGTTGCAAGTTATAAACTTTTGTTTACGTTTTCAACCATCTTTTTGGTTGGCTCTAATCATACATCTATTATTCTttcaatattataatatgttGCTTCATATTACAAgtaaatttatagatttttcattcttaattCACTTGTGTATTTGGTTGGAAAGAAGTACAACTAGCTAAAATATTAGGGTTAGTACTGTATCTAAGAGACAaatcatgtaaaatattatttgtcttTTCATTTAggatttacattttaaattataagagCCTTTAAGAAAACACTATTTTATTGAAAtcctaaatttgaaatttttttagccATCTTGACTTGATCACCTTTCTCTTGTGTCTTGATGTGTATGACTCAACGATACTCTCCTTCAAGCTTAACCTTGTTCACAAGGTTAGATGGCCTATGGTTAGTTGTGGTAGTATCCATGATGGATGTGTACATTTGGTTTTGAGAGGGGGATATACTAGTGCATATTTTGCTTTTTAATTCGGCCTATCTGCAATGCTTTTAACGCACATGAGGCACGGTATCAGTTTTGTAAATATCACGAACTTATAGGCTTTTGTTACAAAATAACATAAGCATGTTTCTGTTTATGCTTCGGTTACTAAGCAACCGAAATCTAAAAGTTgaccaaaatttcaaatttgtcACTGAGATCAACATTTATGTTTCGACTTCTTTGAAACCCGCAACCTAAAAGTTCATTTTAGGCTTCAATTCTTATTAATAATCGAGCATAAAGCTAAATCTTCTTCAGTTTTCCTTAATAACTAAGGCCATAAGTTCCTTTTAGGGTTAAAAATTGGGGAAAATTTGACAGAGTCGTCATTCTTCTTTGCGTCTTCTTTTTCTTCGTGTCTTCATcataatttcttcttctttattcaCTACCATCGCCATTGTTGTTGTGAGAGGAGGTCGTTGTTGTTGTGGGAAGAAGTCGTTGTTGTTGCACCACCATTGCACTTGCCACCGTTGTTGCCTCCTTCGGCGCTGGTGTGAGGGAGGGAGGTTGTTACAGTTGCGCCATGATAAGTGCCAAAAATCACTAATTTTCATATGGAATTTTCGCACTTCTGCTTGTAATTTGTGTTTATATGATATTTGATTTTCTCTGATTTAGGAAAAATGAACTTCAATTATATGTTTCCAAGTTTCTACCtaaaagaaatcatttgatcctattttgtgtatttttcaGGTAAATTAAAGTAGAGGAGGAAAGAACTTAAGAAGAGTAAAGGAGAAATcaagaaatagagaaaaagagggAAAAATGTGTGCCTCACTTCCATTTTTCACGTTTTCTCTTTGTCTCTTCCATCAAGTAAGTGATTTTTGCTTCCATTCtcgttttgttgttgttttgctGTTGTTTTGATGTTTAAGATTAGTGTTAGGGTTTTGTTTTGGTTGATTTCATGTTCATGCTTCTTGAATTTGTGTGTATTAGATATTTGGTTCATTTTGTGTGCCCTTTTCGTCAGTTGTAGTTGGGTTGGCTTTGCGTTCGCCTAGCGGGTGCGTGCTTGtgtgttttggtttgttttgaTTCGTAGTGAGTCGTCCAGCGAGCAGTCCCTGTCCAGCGAGACCCTCTCGCCCAGCGGGCCTGCTCGCCCATCGAGTGATGATCCCTGTTACTGTCTGTTCCAGTTTTTGGACCTCTCGCCCAGCGAGCCTATTCGCCCAGCGAGCGAATCCACTTGGTTGTTGCTGTTTCACTGGTTTTGATTGCTCACCCCTGTAATCTTGTGTTTTTATTCAGCAACCTTGTTTGTTCTTACtgtgttgttttgttttacttCTAGTTGTAATCCTAGTTTTGTGTAGTGTAATGCTTTGTGTTCTTCTTTTTGCAGATGGCTCCTCCTAAGACTTTCCATGTTGCTAAAAAGAAGAGAATTACCCGAGGCTCTTCTTCTCAGAATCCCCAGCCAGACTTCATGGAATCAGACATGGTGCATAATTTTGATCAATATAAATTCTCTTCGGAGACGGCTGCCAACCGCTTTGCTGAGATAATGCCCAGGAGCTTGATACCTGAGAGGAAGGTCAAATTAAATCCTGGGGAGTATGATGAGTTTCGTTTGGAGCTTGAGACGAGAAACT encodes the following:
- the LOC114170368 gene encoding formin-like protein 3 gives rise to the protein MKLKNIMELTRPNYAVVYVILLCALAQGGSEGKGGKEDGFSRDGGGASFIYVHRLKVENEGKHCRKQLVDRNIDLHPPEGSGDIKSIKSNINRETSSLPLYIKRKTLDSKRTSTSPVSEKGSSRYLSTEHSGSTLGVDRGHGRNLLADSPNKKTAPSPSPTPARSPLSPSEAPTPASSPLSPSRAPKPATSPPPPATPKKKNVPLPPDKSFSPPAPVARSPPKNSKPTGKTPPSKSSGDDKKNQTIILATTLSGVVILIGLFLCYREAKRKKRESDDSPLLVLTSDDYTGGSRKVVQLGNSRRDEYDIGDGKNPSNVRNLPSRKGIDINVSMVDIPSSSSSEGVKKLTVSASVESAPPSPPPPPPPSSSPLPLSSSLPPPSSPSSSSSFAPPPPPPPGRTAGPPPPPPPRQPPNAPRTPPPPKGAHAPPAPPKPVGGANHGPLLPKDGSPNEGDTQAPKPKLKPFFWDKVNAKPGQTMVWHEISSGSFVFNEEMMESLFGCTNQNKNDRRRDSSLENSVQYIKLIDPRKAQNLSILLRALNVTTEEVVDALVEGNEIPIELIQTLLKMAPTQDEELKLRLFTGQLHELGPAERFLKVLVEIPFAFKRLECLMFMHNLQEDFSSIKDSFATLEVACEDLRKSRLFLKLLEAVLKTGNRMNDGTYRGGAQAFRLDTLLKLSDVKGTDGKTTLLHFVVEEIIRSEGIRAARNERASRSISSVHTSDESDEGEESEDRYRRVGLQVVSSLGVELAAVKKAALIDGDALTSGVSKLGHSLVKTQNFLDTDMKNIVEETEFQGSMERFMVNARQEVLWMVEEEKRIMALVKSTADYFHGNAGKDEGLRLFLIVRDFLIILDKVCKQVKDSTMTPAKPPTITTTKKKPKPKTPSPSPSVSSPTARNQDSPKPSSNLHSKLFPAIAERRMDYSSSDSSDDDDD
- the LOC114169982 gene encoding uncharacterized protein LOC114169982 produces the protein MGKVAGIFLCLLILVMDVAAGILGFEAEAAQNKVKHLRVWIFECREPSHQAFMLGLVAAVLLGLSHAIANMLGGCNCICSQHEFQKASSNTQISTACLILTWVVLAVGLSMLVIGTMSNNRSDGLCGFSHHHFLSIGGICCFVHGLFCIAYYVSATASMD